In Nycticebus coucang isolate mNycCou1 chromosome 24, mNycCou1.pri, whole genome shotgun sequence, a single window of DNA contains:
- the LOC128576263 gene encoding translationally-controlled tumor protein-like: MIIYRDLISHDEMFSDIYKIREIADGLCLEVEGKMVSRTEGNIDDSLIGGNASAEGPEGEGTESTVITGVDIVMNHHLQETSFTKEAYKKYIKDYMKSIKGKLEEQRPERVKPFMTGAAEQIKHILANFKNYQLFIGENMNPDGMVALLDYREDGVTPYMIFFKDGLEMEKC; the protein is encoded by the coding sequence ATGATTATCTACCGGGACCTCATCAGCCATGATGAGATGTTCTCCGACATTTACAAGATCCGAGAGATCGCAGACGGCCTATGCTTGGAGGTGGAGGGGAAGATGGTCAGTAGGACAGAGGGTAACATTGATGACTCGCTCATTGGTGGAAATGCTTCCGCTGAAGGACCTGAGGGCGAAGGTACCGAAAGCACAGTTATCACTGGTGTTGATATTGTCATGAACCATCACTTGCAGGAAACCAGCTTCACAAAAGAAGCCTACAAGAAGTACATCAAAGATTACATGAAGTCAATCAAAGGCAAACTTGAAGAACAGAGACCAGAAAGAGTAAAACCTTTTATGACAGGGGCTGCAGAACAAATCAAGCACATCCTGGCTAATTTCAAAAACTACCAGCTCTTTATTGGTGAAAACATGAATCCAGATGGCATGGTTGCTCTCCTGGACTACCGTGAGGATGGTGTGACCCcatatatgattttctttaaggatggtttagaaatggaaaaatgttaa